The Pungitius pungitius chromosome 8, fPunPun2.1, whole genome shotgun sequence genome has a window encoding:
- the tomm34 gene encoding mitochondrial import receptor subunit TOM34 translates to MPQKQRTKSWTELKQAGNECFKTGQYGEATNLYSQAIKELEKSNKKNPEDLGILHSNRAASYLKEGNCGECVKDCNTSLELFPFNVKSLLRRAAAYEALERYRLAYVDYKTALQIDCSIAAASDGTNRMTKALTEADGPSWREKLPPVPTVSLSDREKLSQKSTATAAQPTATPKQNGTRQSNKPVPSDKDLKKAQTLKEEGNALVKKGEHKKAIEKYSQSLKLNPTELTTYTNRALCYLSVKQYRDAVRDCDEALLIDSSNIKALYRRAQAHLELKDIKGCEDDLSTLLRVEPKNVAALKMLQDARNQK, encoded by the exons ATGCCTCAGAAACAGAGGACCAAGTCCTGGACGGAGTTGAAACAAGCtggaaatgaatgtttcaaGACAGGCCAGTATGGAGAGGCCACCAATCTTTACAGCCAGGCAATCAAAGAGCTGGAGAAGTCCA ATAAAAAGAACCCAGAGGATTTGGGCATCTTGCACTCAAACCGTGCAGCCAGCTACCTGAAAGAGGGCAACTGTGGCGAATGTGTGAAAGACTGCAACAC tTCTCTGGAGTTGTTCCCGTTCAACGTGAAGTCCCTGCTGCGCCGGGCCGCTGCCTACGAGGCTCTGGAGCGCTACAGGCTGGCTTACGTAGACTACAAGACGGCTCTGCAGATCGACTGCAGCATCGCAGCGGCTAGCGACGGCACCAACAG GATGACGAAGGCGCTCACAGAGGCAGACGGCCCGTCATGGAGAGAAAagctcccccccgtccccacggTGTCTCTGTCCGATAGAGAGAAACTATCCCAGAAGAGCACAGCCACCGCTGCACAGCCCACCGCGACCCCCAAACAGAACGGCACCCGACAATCGAACAAACCTG TTCCCAGTGACAAAGACCTGAAGAAAGCACAAACCCTGAAGGAAGAAGGCAACGCCCTGGTGAAGAAAGGAGAGCACAAGAAGGCCATAGAGAAGTACAGCCAGAGCCTCAAACTCAACCCCACCGAGCTCACGACCTACACCAACCG ggcgCTGTGTTACCTGTCGGTGAAGCAGTACCGGGACGCCGTCCGGGACTGTGACGAGGCTCTGCTCATCGACAGCAGCAACATCAAGGCTCTCTACAGGAGGGCTCAGGCTCACCTGGAGCTCAAG GACATCAAAGGCTGCGAGGACGACCTGAGCACCCTTCTCAGGGTGGAACCAAAGAACGTGGCCGCCCTGAAGATGCTGCAGGACGCGCGCAACCAGAAGTGA